In Kitasatospora sp. NBC_00240, the following are encoded in one genomic region:
- the ltrA gene encoding group II intron reverse transcriptase/maturase yields MDTNTDADGAVQTVPAAAATVNGPEGEGLDWASVNWRRAEEDVRRLRQRIFTASQAGDLKKVRNLQKLMLRSRSNTLLSVRRVTEINAGRATAGVDGKVVLLPQSKAALAHWVQHRARPWTPQPVKRVFIPKPGTTKKRGLGIPVIVDRCLQAVALGALEPEWEARFEPKSYGFRPGRGCHDAIGAIYSTLNGKNPQRVWVLDADLTAAFDRIDHARLMAALGTFPARGLVRQWLKAGVVDKGRFAPTEEGTPQGGVISPLLFNVALHGMEEAAGVRYFTAGRDAGSAQSGSPVLVRYADDFVAICTSREQAELVKERLAAWLTPRGLAFHEDKTRIVHAESGFDFLGFNVRRYHGKLLIKPSTAAQRRIREQLHAEMLALRGANAAAVLKKINPIVRGWSAYYRTVVSSEVFTALDNYMWTLAYKWAKHSHPNKPKHWVSSKYFGRFNKSRKDRWVFGDRDSGAYLLKFSWTKIVRHQLVKGRASPDDPALEPYWAERRRKGPPLPVDGMTMRLLQAQHGRCPACGGLLLHADHPPRSPQEWETWRAVIRKAISKQYVAFLGGSTPGDQRIRLLHTQCQRRNGAAEPTRPAPSPAREPTGLA; encoded by the coding sequence TTGGACACCAACACGGATGCGGACGGAGCGGTCCAGACCGTCCCGGCTGCTGCCGCGACGGTGAACGGACCTGAGGGCGAAGGCCTGGACTGGGCGTCGGTCAACTGGCGCCGCGCCGAGGAGGACGTACGGCGTCTGCGGCAGAGAATCTTCACGGCATCGCAGGCAGGGGACCTGAAGAAGGTCCGCAACTTGCAGAAGCTGATGCTCCGGTCCCGTTCGAACACGCTCTTGAGTGTGCGGCGGGTCACGGAGATCAACGCAGGACGCGCGACGGCGGGAGTCGACGGGAAGGTGGTACTGCTTCCCCAGTCGAAGGCCGCGCTGGCCCACTGGGTCCAGCACCGGGCCCGACCCTGGACTCCCCAGCCCGTCAAGCGGGTGTTCATCCCGAAACCAGGGACCACGAAGAAGCGCGGCCTCGGGATTCCCGTGATCGTCGACCGGTGCCTTCAAGCTGTGGCACTGGGCGCACTGGAACCCGAGTGGGAAGCGCGGTTCGAGCCGAAGTCGTACGGCTTCCGGCCCGGCCGCGGCTGTCACGACGCGATCGGGGCCATCTACTCCACGCTCAACGGGAAGAACCCGCAGCGTGTGTGGGTGCTCGACGCGGACCTGACGGCGGCGTTCGACCGTATCGACCACGCCCGGCTGATGGCCGCGCTCGGCACCTTCCCCGCCCGGGGACTGGTCCGGCAGTGGCTGAAGGCCGGGGTCGTGGACAAAGGTCGGTTCGCCCCGACCGAGGAGGGAACTCCGCAGGGCGGGGTGATCAGCCCGTTGCTCTTCAACGTGGCCCTGCACGGGATGGAGGAAGCCGCAGGGGTCCGCTACTTCACCGCCGGCCGAGACGCCGGCAGTGCGCAGAGCGGAAGCCCCGTGCTGGTGCGGTACGCAGACGACTTTGTCGCGATATGCACCAGCCGTGAGCAGGCCGAACTGGTCAAGGAACGGCTGGCCGCATGGCTGACGCCCAGAGGACTCGCCTTCCACGAGGACAAGACACGCATCGTCCACGCGGAGAGCGGGTTCGACTTCCTGGGGTTCAACGTCCGCCGGTATCACGGCAAACTGCTGATCAAGCCGAGCACAGCGGCGCAACGACGGATCCGGGAACAGCTGCACGCCGAGATGTTGGCCCTGCGAGGGGCCAACGCTGCGGCCGTGCTCAAGAAGATCAACCCCATCGTGCGGGGCTGGTCGGCCTACTACCGGACGGTGGTGTCCAGCGAGGTCTTCACGGCGCTGGACAACTACATGTGGACGCTCGCCTACAAGTGGGCCAAGCACAGCCACCCGAACAAGCCGAAGCACTGGGTCTCCAGCAAGTACTTCGGCCGGTTCAACAAGTCCAGGAAGGACCGGTGGGTGTTCGGCGACCGCGACAGCGGCGCCTACCTACTCAAGTTCTCCTGGACGAAGATCGTCCGGCACCAGTTGGTCAAGGGCAGGGCGTCTCCGGATGACCCTGCCCTGGAGCCGTACTGGGCCGAGCGGCGCCGCAAGGGACCACCTCTGCCGGTGGACGGTATGACCATGCGCCTGCTTCAGGCCCAGCACGGTCGCTGCCCAGCCTGCGGAGGGCTCCTGCTGCACGCCGACCACCCGCCGCGAAGCCCCCAGGAGTGGGAGACGTGGCGGGCCGTCATCAGGAAGGCGATCTCCAAGCAGTACGTCGCGTTCCTGGGCGGGAGCACGCCGGGCGATCAACGAATCCGTCTCCTCCACACCCAGTGTCAACGGCGGAACGGAGCCGCCGAGCCGACACGTCCCGCACCTTCGCCTGCCCGCGAGCCCACGGGGCTTGCTTGA